The proteins below come from a single Longimicrobium terrae genomic window:
- a CDS encoding type I polyketide synthase, which yields MNADTEHDMDETGGAPEVAVIGMSGRFPGADDLDAFWRNLRDGVESIRTFSPDEMLAAGAHPDDLANPNWVAAGGPLSRDVVEGFDAAFFGYNPREAETLEPGHRLFLECCWEALENGGQDPARVAGNVGVFAGAGVPHYTDHHVRPRRELAATVGEFQLFVGSGKDFVATRTSYKLNLRGPSVSVQTGCSTSLVAIHTAAQSLLHGECDLALAGGANVVPATTGYMYAPGGISSPDGHCRAFDAEAAGTLVGSGVGAVLLKRLDDAVRDGDPIRAVIKGSAINNDGSLKVAFTAPSVEGQAAVIREALEVSDVDPETIRFVEGHGSGTDLGDPIEISALTQAFRSWTERRQFAAVGSVKTNVGHLDAAAGVAGFIKAVLAVENGQVPPTVHFQSPSAKIDFASSPFYVSGRLEPWGMDGVPRRAGVSSFGIGGTNAHVVIEQAPEPEASQSRRDTHLLVLSARTPSALDAATERLAAHLRDAPATSIADTAWTLQAGRREFAFRRMLVVRDGEDAAELLASRHPERMLTAAVEDGHRSVAFLFPGVGDQYPGMARGLYDAEPVFRAEVDRCADLLAPHLGLDLREVLFPAGSEPAASPAGGLDFRAMLAGKAEPDAAAERLNRTELAQPAVFVIEYALARMLMAWGIVPEAVIGHSLGEYAAACIAGIFTLEDALALVARRARLIADLPGGAMLAVPLSPEAVAPFLSDGVTVATVNAPALCVVAGTAAGVEAVRARLERAGHAARPLAATHAFHSPMMDAAVEPVQRLVAGFRLRRPRIPMASNVTGTWITDAEATDAGYWARHTREPVRFDRGMGEVLRGAGRVLVEVGPGQTLSTFVRQRADSGGVAVIPTLRYPYDRTADEGFLLGALGRLWLAGLTPDWAAFHDGERLRRIPLPTYPWERERYFIDPLRADEQEEERTVSGRRPNPAEWLYVPSWRRTAAPRPAVSSTAETVLLFADGDAVSAGVLAGLRAHGRTVTVVRPGAAFAPAEDGYTLRPASREDLRHLADAMGTDAAPRTVLYLWPLAGDGADRGLVGALAVADAFGRGAETAFVAVTSGAAEVASGDRVDPARAALLGGLAAVPGEYPAVTVRIVDVDHAAAESESDGRALGRRVAAEALAGTERLVALRGRHRWARAYESIRSGMTEVSPVRSGGAYLFIGGLRGRNGMLAEHLVRVHGARIAVIDPVLPHRGGWDAMVAARLPEDPTRGQIELIRRLEADGGNIVPIQAIPSELDHLHTAFRHIEEQFGTLHGIVFAPFGYDSADPVAVSEMRVAAWETRMGFLSAELRTVAQAIGDRVLDFVVVESSMAPVLGGVGVVDASAANAAVDAFAAGQAEAATPWTSAGWDKWSVEGSADYGIHAHEAATAFEHLLTVAGEPNVLIATGDPARRLEEAARAPRGGPASGGSYARPQLATEYHAPGNVVEQTIAEMWEELLGISPIGVHDDFFALGGHSLLATQIISRCRDTLGLELPLKTIFEAPTIARFAALVEDALVAEIEGMSDEEALALAGSA from the coding sequence ATGAACGCTGATACCGAACACGACATGGACGAGACCGGCGGCGCGCCCGAAGTGGCCGTCATCGGCATGTCCGGGCGCTTTCCCGGCGCGGACGATCTGGATGCGTTCTGGCGCAACCTCCGCGACGGCGTGGAGTCGATCCGCACCTTTTCGCCCGACGAGATGCTGGCCGCGGGCGCGCACCCCGACGACCTGGCGAATCCCAACTGGGTCGCCGCCGGGGGGCCGCTGAGCCGCGACGTGGTGGAGGGCTTTGACGCCGCCTTTTTCGGCTACAACCCGCGCGAGGCCGAAACGCTGGAGCCGGGGCACCGCCTGTTTCTGGAATGCTGCTGGGAGGCGCTGGAGAACGGCGGCCAGGATCCCGCGCGCGTGGCCGGAAACGTGGGCGTGTTCGCCGGGGCCGGGGTGCCGCACTACACCGACCACCACGTGCGCCCCCGCCGCGAGCTGGCGGCAACCGTGGGAGAATTTCAGCTCTTCGTGGGGAGCGGCAAGGACTTCGTCGCCACGCGCACCTCGTACAAGCTGAACCTGCGCGGCCCGTCGGTGAGCGTGCAGACCGGCTGCTCCACCTCGCTGGTCGCCATCCACACCGCCGCGCAGTCGCTGCTGCACGGCGAGTGCGACTTGGCGCTGGCGGGAGGCGCCAACGTGGTTCCCGCCACCACCGGCTACATGTACGCGCCGGGCGGGATCAGCTCGCCGGACGGGCACTGCCGCGCGTTCGACGCGGAAGCCGCCGGCACGCTTGTCGGCTCGGGTGTGGGCGCGGTGCTGCTGAAGCGGCTGGATGACGCGGTTCGCGACGGCGACCCCATCCGCGCCGTGATCAAGGGAAGCGCCATCAACAACGACGGTTCGCTCAAGGTCGCCTTTACCGCGCCGTCGGTGGAAGGGCAGGCCGCCGTGATCCGCGAGGCGCTGGAGGTGTCCGATGTGGATCCGGAAACCATCCGCTTCGTGGAAGGACACGGCAGCGGAACCGACCTGGGCGACCCCATCGAGATCAGCGCGCTGACGCAGGCCTTCCGCAGCTGGACGGAGCGCCGCCAGTTCGCCGCGGTGGGGAGCGTAAAGACCAACGTGGGCCACCTGGACGCCGCCGCTGGGGTCGCGGGCTTCATCAAGGCCGTGCTGGCGGTGGAGAACGGCCAGGTGCCGCCGACCGTACACTTTCAGTCGCCGAGCGCCAAGATCGACTTTGCGTCCAGCCCGTTCTACGTCTCCGGGCGGCTGGAGCCGTGGGGGATGGACGGGGTGCCGCGCCGCGCGGGCGTCAGCAGCTTCGGCATCGGCGGGACCAACGCGCACGTGGTGATCGAGCAGGCGCCGGAGCCGGAGGCGTCTCAGTCCCGCCGCGACACGCACCTGCTCGTCCTTTCCGCCCGCACGCCCTCGGCGCTGGATGCCGCGACGGAGCGGCTGGCGGCGCACCTGCGCGACGCACCGGCCACGTCCATTGCCGACACCGCCTGGACGCTGCAGGCGGGACGTCGCGAGTTCGCCTTCCGGCGGATGCTGGTCGTCCGCGACGGGGAGGACGCCGCGGAGCTGCTCGCTTCCCGCCACCCGGAGCGGATGCTGACGGCGGCGGTGGAAGACGGGCACCGCTCCGTCGCGTTCCTCTTTCCCGGCGTGGGCGACCAGTACCCGGGAATGGCGCGCGGCCTGTACGACGCGGAGCCGGTGTTTCGCGCGGAGGTGGACCGCTGCGCGGATCTGCTGGCGCCGCACCTGGGGCTGGACCTGCGCGAAGTGCTCTTTCCCGCCGGATCCGAGCCGGCCGCGTCCCCCGCGGGCGGGCTGGACTTCCGCGCGATGCTGGCGGGAAAGGCCGAGCCCGATGCCGCGGCGGAACGCCTGAACCGCACCGAACTCGCGCAGCCGGCGGTGTTCGTCATCGAGTACGCCCTCGCGCGCATGCTGATGGCGTGGGGAATCGTTCCCGAAGCCGTGATCGGCCACTCGCTGGGCGAGTACGCGGCGGCCTGCATCGCGGGGATCTTCACCTTGGAAGACGCCTTGGCGCTCGTCGCGCGGCGCGCGCGGCTGATCGCGGACCTGCCGGGCGGCGCCATGCTGGCCGTGCCGCTCTCGCCGGAGGCGGTTGCGCCCTTCCTTTCCGATGGCGTCACCGTGGCGACGGTGAACGCGCCGGCGCTCTGCGTGGTCGCGGGGACGGCGGCGGGGGTGGAAGCGGTCCGCGCGCGGCTGGAAAGGGCGGGGCACGCGGCCCGTCCGCTCGCCGCGACGCACGCCTTTCACTCGCCGATGATGGACGCGGCGGTGGAGCCGGTGCAGCGGCTGGTGGCGGGATTCCGCCTGCGCCGCCCGCGCATTCCCATGGCCAGCAACGTCACGGGAACGTGGATCACCGACGCGGAGGCCACGGACGCGGGCTACTGGGCCCGCCACACGCGCGAGCCGGTGCGCTTTGACCGCGGGATGGGCGAAGTGCTGCGCGGGGCGGGAAGGGTGCTGGTGGAGGTGGGCCCGGGGCAGACGCTGTCTACCTTTGTGCGCCAGCGCGCGGACAGCGGCGGCGTCGCCGTCATTCCCACCCTGCGCTATCCGTACGACCGCACGGCGGACGAGGGCTTTCTGCTGGGCGCGCTCGGACGGCTGTGGCTGGCCGGGCTGACGCCAGACTGGGCCGCCTTTCACGACGGCGAGCGCCTGCGCCGCATTCCGCTCCCCACCTATCCGTGGGAGCGCGAACGCTACTTCATCGACCCGCTGCGCGCGGACGAGCAGGAGGAGGAGCGCACCGTTTCCGGACGCCGGCCGAACCCGGCGGAGTGGCTGTACGTCCCCTCGTGGCGCCGCACCGCCGCGCCGCGTCCCGCCGTGTCGTCCACGGCGGAAACGGTGCTGCTGTTCGCCGACGGCGACGCGGTGTCCGCGGGCGTCCTGGCCGGGCTGCGGGCGCACGGGCGGACGGTGACGGTCGTGCGCCCCGGCGCGGCGTTCGCGCCGGCGGAGGACGGCTACACGCTCCGTCCCGCCTCGCGCGAGGACCTGCGCCACCTGGCCGACGCGATGGGGACAGACGCGGCCCCGCGCACCGTGTTGTACCTGTGGCCGCTGGCGGGAGACGGCGCGGACCGCGGGCTGGTGGGCGCCCTGGCGGTGGCCGACGCGTTCGGCCGCGGGGCGGAAACGGCGTTCGTGGCGGTGACCTCCGGCGCGGCGGAGGTCGCGTCCGGTGACCGCGTGGATCCCGCGCGCGCCGCCCTGCTCGGCGGCCTGGCCGCGGTGCCGGGCGAGTATCCGGCCGTCACCGTCCGCATCGTGGACGTTGACCACGCCGCGGCGGAATCCGAATCGGACGGGCGGGCCCTCGGCCGGCGCGTCGCGGCGGAGGCGCTGGCGGGAACGGAGCGCCTGGTGGCACTCCGGGGCCGCCACCGCTGGGCGCGCGCCTACGAATCCATCCGTTCCGGAATGACCGAGGTGTCGCCGGTCCGCTCCGGAGGGGCCTACCTGTTCATCGGCGGGCTGCGCGGGCGCAACGGCATGCTGGCCGAGCACCTGGTGCGCGTGCACGGCGCACGGATCGCCGTCATCGACCCGGTTCTTCCCCACCGCGGCGGCTGGGACGCCATGGTGGCGGCCCGTCTTCCCGAGGATCCCACCCGCGGGCAGATCGAACTGATCCGCCGTCTGGAAGCAGACGGTGGCAACATTGTCCCAATTCAGGCGATCCCCTCGGAACTGGACCACCTGCACACCGCTTTCCGCCATATTGAGGAGCAATTCGGAACGCTGCACGGAATCGTGTTCGCGCCGTTCGGATACGACTCGGCGGACCCGGTGGCGGTTTCGGAGATGCGCGTGGCCGCGTGGGAAACCCGGATGGGCTTTCTTTCCGCCGAGCTGAGGACGGTGGCGCAGGCGATCGGCGACCGCGTGCTGGACTTCGTGGTCGTGGAATCGTCGATGGCCCCCGTCCTGGGCGGCGTGGGCGTGGTGGATGCCTCGGCGGCCAACGCGGCGGTGGATGCCTTTGCCGCTGGGCAGGCCGAAGCCGCCACCCCGTGGACATCCGCCGGGTGGGACAAGTGGTCCGTCGAGGGCTCCGCGGACTACGGCATCCACGCGCACGAGGCGGCGACGGCGTTTGAGCACCTGCTGACGGTTGCGGGCGAGCCGAACGTTCTGATCGCCACCGGAGATCCCGCGCGGCGGCTGGAAGAGGCAGCCCGCGCACCCAGGGGCGGTCCCGCGTCGGGTGGATCGTACGCGCGGCCGCAGCTGGCGACGGAGTACCACGCGCCGGGGAACGTGGTGGAGCAGACCATCGCCGAGATGTGGGAGGAACTGCTCGGGATTTCGCCCATCGGCGTGCACGACGACTTCTTTGCGCTGGGCGGGCACTCGCTTCTGGCCACGCAGATCATCTCCCGCTGCCGCGACACGCTGGGGCTGGAACTGCCGCTCAAGACCATCTTCGAGGCGCCGACCATCGCGCGCTTCGCCGCCCTGGTGGAAGACGCGCTGGTGGCGGAAATCGAAGGGATGTCGGACGAGGAAGCCTTGGCGCTGGCGGGAAGCGCCTGA
- a CDS encoding non-ribosomal peptide synthetase: MSNQTSARPSDRLSEAQRLLLQRRLAGQVKPANSRGAITRRGGGPVHPMSWAQERLWYLDQLEPGNPFYNIPIASLVSARLDVAVLERTLTEIVRRHEGLRTVFRLVDGQPKQIVQPAYPISVEIEEMRGPNGEAAQEDVIRQRVSEEGGRTFDLAAGPLMRAKLLRVSDADYALVIVVHHIVTDGWSMPIITRELDELYGAFVQGLPSPLPELEIQYADYSAWQREYLTGDTLQRQVDYWRGHMEGAPTLELPSDRPRPPVQTHRGAIHRFVWNAALTDRLRELGVRTGSSMNMLIMTGYYLMLHRYSGQDDIVVGTLLGNRNRAETEPVVGFFVNSAPIRVRLRPEMSFLDLAAQVRTAVLDGDAHQDLPFDRIVDAVTSERDPSRNPLFQVMYFHHTFVRNLHHKEHSEVGSGLNIRALFQETGVSLVDTHATKFDQTFATLEMNGQLANMVEYSSDLWDPATMARMLDHVRVLLESACDRPDAPIATLPITSDEERRQLLAWGTGPESTSQAATVVALLDERADAAPHAPAVEYADARLTYADLRAQMDGIARGLAGMGVRSGDRVGLLTGQSARMVAVLGGILKAGASVVPLDPEYPTDRLAFMVEDSGVRLVLGTGDPLAAFAARGTATVDVTDAVAFAAGDDIPLPAAPGPDAEAYIIYTSGSTGRPKGVRLTHRGVVRTVHQPDYVTLGATDRVAQSANLSFDASIFEVWAPLVNGACSVGVDRDVLLDTAAYASALRQRGITHAFITTQLFNRHVRQMPEIFAPLAAVLFGGEQVDADAVRICLRGGAPGRLLHMYGPSEDTVYATAHHVTAVDDDAATVPIGRPIAATRAYVLDAHGLLCGIGVPGELYVAGEGVAAGYVGRPELTAERFAVDPFAADGSRMYRTGDRVRWLENGTLEFMGREDDQVKVRGFRIEPGEVEAALRAHELVREAFVHAPRQPGGERRLVAYVAGEDGDTLEAADFRTFLRTRLPDYMVPSVFVALDALPLTPNGKVDRKRLPDADTVRTERAATAAAAGGVDAPRDEAERVLCELWAEVLRLEHVGIHDNFFALGGDSILSIQIIARAAQRGVRVTPRQMFIHQTVAELAAVAAAAQEPLAEQDVVAGPLPLTPVQRWFLGQELPDPAHFNLALLLEMRDVSRAEDVQAAVAAVMAHHDALRLRFRRGEQGWTAENAGVDGPLPFERIDLSAVPADRVDDEVAARASALQTSLDLADGPLVRFALLDLGAGRASRLLMIAHHLVVDAISLGLLMADLESAYRQIARGAEVRLPAKTTSFRQWAETLEAHARSAAAGDELPFWTSQGGASALPRDGEGKNTEAAAERITVQLDEEQTRALLQEVPPVYGTQINDALLAALAMAFHAWTGAGDLRIDLEGHGREDLFEGVDLSRTAGWFTAIYPVRLALPATGDPGDTLKSVKEQLRAVPSRGLGYGLLRWMADEETRRTLAAIPAPEVSFNYLGQMDGGAAGESLFTQLHADVGPTRGPAGARSHLIGVDALVAEGRLHVTWAFAPGVHRPETVERLAAGYLDALRTLIAHCRDPQAGGFTPSDFDLAGLDQGGLDALMAQLGG; the protein is encoded by the coding sequence ATGAGCAACCAGACTTCCGCGCGCCCCAGCGACCGCCTTTCCGAAGCCCAGCGCCTGCTTCTTCAGAGGCGGCTGGCCGGACAGGTGAAGCCCGCCAACTCCCGCGGCGCCATCACGCGCCGGGGCGGCGGGCCCGTGCATCCCATGTCGTGGGCGCAGGAACGGCTGTGGTACCTCGACCAGCTCGAGCCCGGCAATCCGTTCTACAACATCCCCATCGCGTCGCTGGTTTCCGCGCGGCTGGACGTGGCCGTCCTGGAGCGCACGCTGACGGAAATCGTGCGGCGGCATGAGGGGCTGCGTACCGTTTTCCGCCTCGTGGACGGCCAGCCCAAGCAGATCGTGCAGCCGGCGTATCCCATCTCGGTCGAGATCGAAGAGATGCGCGGCCCCAACGGCGAGGCGGCGCAGGAAGACGTAATCCGCCAGCGGGTGAGCGAAGAGGGCGGCCGCACCTTTGACCTGGCCGCCGGCCCGCTGATGCGCGCCAAGCTGCTGCGCGTTTCGGACGCGGACTACGCGCTGGTGATCGTGGTGCACCACATCGTCACCGACGGGTGGAGCATGCCCATCATCACCCGCGAACTGGACGAACTGTACGGTGCGTTCGTGCAGGGGCTCCCCTCGCCGCTTCCCGAGCTGGAGATCCAGTACGCGGACTATTCGGCGTGGCAGCGCGAGTACCTGACGGGAGATACGCTGCAGCGGCAGGTGGACTACTGGCGCGGCCACATGGAGGGCGCCCCCACGCTGGAGCTGCCGTCGGACCGGCCGCGCCCCCCCGTGCAGACGCACCGCGGCGCCATCCACCGCTTCGTGTGGAACGCGGCGCTCACCGACCGGCTGCGGGAGCTGGGCGTGCGCACCGGCTCGTCCATGAACATGCTGATCATGACGGGCTACTACCTGATGCTGCACCGGTACAGCGGCCAGGACGACATCGTGGTGGGCACCCTGCTGGGCAACCGCAACCGGGCCGAAACGGAGCCGGTGGTGGGATTTTTCGTGAACTCCGCGCCCATCCGGGTGCGTCTGCGTCCGGAAATGTCCTTTCTCGACCTGGCGGCGCAGGTGCGCACGGCGGTGCTGGACGGCGACGCGCACCAGGACCTGCCGTTCGACCGCATCGTGGACGCGGTGACCTCGGAGCGCGACCCGTCGCGGAATCCGCTGTTCCAGGTCATGTACTTTCATCACACGTTCGTCAGGAACCTGCATCACAAGGAGCACAGCGAGGTCGGCAGCGGGCTGAACATCCGCGCGCTGTTCCAGGAAACCGGCGTTTCCCTCGTGGATACGCACGCCACCAAGTTCGACCAGACCTTCGCCACGCTGGAGATGAACGGCCAGCTGGCCAACATGGTGGAGTACTCGTCGGACCTGTGGGATCCCGCCACGATGGCGCGGATGCTGGACCACGTGCGTGTGCTGCTGGAGTCGGCCTGCGACCGCCCGGACGCACCGATCGCGACACTGCCGATCACGTCGGATGAGGAGCGCCGGCAGCTGCTGGCCTGGGGCACCGGCCCGGAATCCACTTCGCAAGCCGCCACCGTGGTCGCGCTGCTGGATGAACGGGCGGACGCGGCGCCCCACGCCCCCGCGGTGGAGTACGCGGATGCGCGCCTCACCTATGCCGACCTGCGCGCGCAGATGGACGGCATCGCCCGCGGGCTCGCGGGGATGGGCGTCCGCTCCGGCGACCGCGTGGGACTGCTGACCGGGCAGTCGGCGCGGATGGTGGCGGTCCTGGGTGGAATCCTGAAGGCGGGCGCGTCGGTGGTGCCGCTGGATCCCGAGTACCCCACGGACCGCCTGGCCTTCATGGTGGAGGATTCCGGCGTCCGTCTGGTGCTGGGCACCGGAGACCCGCTTGCCGCCTTTGCCGCGCGGGGCACCGCCACGGTGGACGTGACCGATGCGGTCGCGTTCGCGGCGGGAGATGACATCCCGCTTCCCGCCGCCCCCGGGCCGGATGCGGAGGCGTACATCATCTACACCTCCGGAAGCACCGGGCGCCCCAAGGGGGTGCGGCTCACGCACCGCGGCGTGGTGCGCACCGTCCACCAGCCGGATTACGTCACCCTCGGCGCCACGGACCGCGTCGCCCAGTCGGCGAACCTGTCGTTCGATGCGTCCATCTTCGAGGTGTGGGCGCCGCTGGTGAACGGCGCCTGCTCGGTGGGGGTGGACCGCGACGTGTTGCTGGATACGGCGGCGTACGCATCCGCCCTCCGCCAGCGCGGGATCACGCACGCCTTCATCACCACGCAGCTCTTCAACCGCCACGTCCGGCAGATGCCGGAGATCTTCGCGCCGCTGGCGGCCGTGCTCTTCGGCGGCGAGCAGGTGGACGCGGACGCGGTGCGCATCTGCCTGCGCGGCGGCGCGCCGGGCCGGCTGCTGCACATGTACGGTCCCTCCGAGGACACGGTATACGCCACCGCCCATCACGTCACCGCGGTGGATGACGACGCGGCCACCGTCCCCATCGGCCGCCCGATTGCCGCCACGCGCGCGTACGTGCTGGACGCGCACGGCCTGCTGTGCGGGATCGGCGTTCCCGGCGAACTGTACGTCGCCGGGGAAGGCGTCGCGGCGGGATACGTGGGGCGCCCGGAGCTGACCGCGGAGCGCTTCGCCGTCGATCCGTTCGCCGCGGACGGATCGCGGATGTACCGCACCGGCGACCGCGTGCGCTGGCTGGAGAACGGCACCCTGGAGTTCATGGGGCGCGAGGACGACCAGGTGAAGGTGCGCGGATTCCGCATCGAGCCGGGCGAGGTGGAAGCGGCGCTGCGGGCGCACGAACTCGTCCGCGAGGCGTTCGTCCATGCGCCGCGCCAGCCGGGCGGCGAGCGCCGGCTGGTGGCGTACGTGGCGGGAGAGGATGGAGACACGCTGGAGGCCGCCGATTTCCGCACGTTCCTGCGGACGCGGCTGCCGGACTACATGGTCCCCTCCGTCTTCGTGGCGCTGGATGCGCTTCCGCTGACGCCGAACGGCAAGGTGGACCGCAAGCGCCTTCCCGATGCCGACACCGTGCGGACGGAGCGGGCCGCTACCGCCGCCGCTGCGGGCGGCGTGGACGCGCCGCGTGACGAGGCGGAGCGCGTGCTGTGCGAGCTGTGGGCAGAGGTGCTGCGGCTGGAGCACGTGGGCATTCACGACAACTTCTTCGCGCTCGGCGGCGACAGCATCCTTTCCATCCAGATCATCGCGCGGGCGGCGCAGCGCGGCGTTCGCGTGACGCCCCGGCAGATGTTCATCCACCAGACGGTGGCGGAGCTGGCCGCCGTGGCCGCGGCGGCGCAGGAGCCCCTGGCGGAGCAGGACGTGGTGGCGGGACCCCTTCCGCTGACCCCGGTGCAGCGCTGGTTCCTGGGGCAGGAGCTGCCGGACCCCGCGCACTTCAACCTCGCGCTGCTGCTGGAGATGCGCGATGTGTCGCGCGCGGAGGACGTGCAGGCCGCGGTGGCCGCGGTGATGGCGCACCACGACGCGCTGCGCCTCCGTTTCCGCCGCGGCGAGCAGGGCTGGACGGCGGAAAACGCGGGGGTGGATGGTCCGCTCCCCTTTGAGCGCATCGACCTGAGCGCCGTTCCCGCGGATCGCGTGGACGACGAAGTGGCCGCCCGCGCCTCCGCGCTGCAGACGTCGCTGGACCTGGCGGACGGGCCGCTGGTGCGCTTCGCCCTGCTGGACCTGGGCGCCGGGCGCGCGTCGCGGCTCCTGATGATTGCCCACCACCTGGTGGTGGACGCCATCTCCCTGGGGCTGCTGATGGCGGATCTGGAGTCGGCCTACCGCCAGATCGCCCGCGGGGCGGAGGTCCGCCTTCCCGCCAAGACCACCTCTTTCCGCCAGTGGGCGGAAACGCTGGAAGCGCATGCCCGTTCCGCCGCCGCCGGGGACGAACTCCCGTTCTGGACCTCGCAGGGCGGGGCGTCCGCGCTGCCGCGGGACGGCGAGGGCAAAAACACGGAAGCCGCCGCGGAGCGCATCACCGTGCAGCTGGACGAGGAGCAGACGCGCGCGCTGCTGCAGGAGGTGCCCCCCGTGTACGGAACGCAGATCAACGACGCGCTGCTGGCCGCGCTGGCGATGGCGTTTCACGCGTGGACGGGTGCCGGAGACCTGCGCATCGACCTGGAGGGCCACGGCCGCGAGGACCTGTTCGAGGGGGTGGACCTGTCGCGCACGGCCGGGTGGTTCACCGCCATCTACCCGGTCCGCCTTGCGCTTCCCGCCACGGGTGATCCCGGCGACACGCTCAAGTCGGTCAAGGAGCAGCTGCGCGCCGTTCCTTCGCGCGGCCTGGGCTACGGCCTGCTGCGCTGGATGGCGGACGAGGAGACGCGCCGCACCCTTGCCGCCATCCCCGCGCCCGAGGTGAGCTTCAACTACCTGGGGCAGATGGACGGCGGCGCCGCGGGCGAATCTCTCTTTACGCAGCTGCACGCGGACGTGGGCCCCACCCGCGGGCCGGCGGGCGCGCGCTCGCACCTGATCGGGGTGGACGCGCTGGTGGCGGAGGGGAGGCTGCACGTGACCTGGGCCTTTGCGCCGGGCGTGCACCGGCCGGAAACGGTGGAGCGCCTGGCCGCCGGCTACCTGGACGCGCTGCGGACGCTGATCGCGCACTGCCGCGACCCGCAGGCAGGCGGCTTCACGCCCTCCGACTTCGACCTCGCCGGGCTGGACCAGGGCGGGCTGGACGCGCTGATGGCGCAGCTCGGCGGGTGA